In the genome of Fulvivirga maritima, one region contains:
- a CDS encoding T9SS-dependent choice-of-anchor J family protein codes for MSCACTRLLSLLFIFFLIQTHAIAQRCATPAYEKMISPNPTKEKAEFEKWMNKQVVSFRQAKKSSQGRQMAEIITIPVVVHVIHNGETLGEDRNITDEQILSQIDVLNEDYRRLNADAANTPTIFQSVAADIEIQFELAKRDPEGLPTNGIVRVNGHQPEWLTGENVALKRLSYWPAEDYLNIWVTDIYQNYLGYAQFPDSGLSGISNESIDRATDGVVIDYVAFGSADKFHGGDLASNYDLGRTTTHEIGHYLGLRHIWGDNTTCSGTDYVDDTPSQQNSTNSCPSGILESCGSRDMYENFMDYTNDACMNLFTEGQKERIRIVLENSPRRASLKESPALLAPVTVSNNLGIRNIITPETSDCADFSVPTVEVRNYGDNNITSARISLTVNGNLVETKNFNFNLAPLAITNVSFSPYTYGLPGAYQFEFQITQVNGSTDGDNTNNLAEISVTKPKETELPFTIDFDAFPENWTIENPDEFITWNIVNATKETSSNSALGINFNNYENGAVDILKSPAIDITESPVAVLKFAVAYSFSSLSQKEGLLVTVNPYCGDALNNADTVYYKVGEDLATHDGFSPTSASDWFYEAVDLEAYRGQKISISFIAINGNGSSLYLDDIEFDDSEKTDIALEDIVSPAPVACSTSDLEFIVKNKGTMPIMSFDAVYVLDGGSPVNLNWVMSKKDTLQPNAILPLSDNLTGLSEGEHYLEITVSNPNGELDNNPLNNTQTLHFYIDGSFDYIPIKEDFENYAESLWLISNSDKNTSTWDSVKIENNTVLYLNAANNESADSEDWFISPALIFEGFNTANLSFDLAASFSENNGNLITVLGSSDCGNTYDEILLSITYDQLTNGGFTGTPGTDSWSTFDVNLDSYLDQSGVRIAFVSTSVQGSDVYLDDINIFVTNQYEQGAEKPYPNPSNGIFYQPFNLDYKQTAEIIIYNTNGKIMAEKSFENTLNQTYTIDLSTFSSGIYLIKVKSESFTDINRIMIQR; via the coding sequence TTGTCCTGTGCTTGCACTCGTTTACTAAGCCTGTTATTCATTTTTTTTCTTATTCAAACTCATGCCATAGCACAGCGATGTGCTACTCCGGCATATGAGAAAATGATCAGCCCCAACCCTACTAAGGAAAAGGCCGAATTTGAAAAATGGATGAATAAGCAGGTTGTTTCTTTTAGGCAAGCTAAAAAATCATCTCAAGGCAGACAAATGGCTGAAATCATTACTATACCTGTAGTAGTGCATGTCATTCATAATGGGGAGACGCTGGGTGAAGACCGTAATATTACTGATGAACAAATTCTTTCTCAGATAGATGTTCTTAACGAAGATTACAGAAGGCTAAATGCTGACGCAGCAAATACTCCCACAATATTCCAATCAGTAGCCGCTGATATTGAAATTCAATTTGAACTTGCAAAAAGAGATCCTGAAGGCTTACCTACTAATGGTATCGTAAGGGTAAACGGCCATCAGCCAGAATGGCTGACAGGGGAAAACGTAGCTCTCAAAAGACTTAGCTACTGGCCGGCAGAAGATTACTTAAACATTTGGGTTACAGATATTTATCAAAATTATTTGGGCTATGCACAGTTTCCTGATTCGGGACTTAGTGGCATATCAAACGAAAGTATAGACAGAGCTACCGACGGTGTTGTAATTGATTATGTAGCCTTTGGTTCTGCTGATAAATTTCACGGAGGCGACCTGGCTAGTAATTATGACTTGGGCAGAACTACAACACATGAGATAGGCCATTATTTAGGCTTAAGGCATATTTGGGGTGATAATACCACCTGTTCTGGAACTGACTATGTTGATGACACCCCTTCTCAGCAAAACTCCACAAACTCTTGCCCTAGTGGCATATTAGAATCATGTGGCTCCAGAGACATGTATGAAAATTTCATGGACTACACTAATGATGCCTGCATGAATCTATTTACAGAAGGGCAAAAAGAACGTATAAGAATAGTATTAGAAAATAGTCCCAGACGTGCCAGCTTAAAAGAATCACCCGCACTGCTTGCCCCAGTTACCGTGAGTAATAATCTGGGCATTAGAAATATTATTACACCAGAAACCTCTGATTGCGCGGACTTTTCGGTTCCCACTGTGGAAGTCAGAAACTACGGTGATAACAACATTACCTCTGCCAGAATATCTCTAACCGTAAATGGCAACCTTGTTGAAACCAAAAATTTCAATTTCAACCTAGCTCCTTTAGCTATTACTAATGTCAGTTTCAGCCCATACACCTATGGACTTCCTGGTGCTTATCAATTTGAGTTCCAAATCACGCAAGTAAACGGCTCCACAGACGGTGACAACACTAATAATCTGGCGGAAATATCTGTAACGAAACCAAAAGAAACAGAGCTTCCCTTTACAATTGATTTCGACGCCTTCCCTGAAAACTGGACCATAGAAAACCCTGATGAATTTATTACCTGGAATATTGTAAATGCTACTAAAGAAACATCTTCTAACAGCGCATTAGGCATTAACTTCAACAATTATGAAAACGGAGCTGTTGACATATTAAAGTCTCCAGCAATAGATATTACAGAATCACCTGTAGCGGTATTAAAATTTGCTGTAGCTTACTCTTTTAGCTCTTTGTCACAGAAAGAAGGCCTTTTAGTTACCGTAAATCCTTACTGTGGCGATGCTTTAAACAACGCTGACACCGTCTATTATAAGGTAGGAGAAGATTTAGCCACTCATGATGGTTTCTCTCCCACCAGTGCTTCAGACTGGTTCTATGAAGCTGTAGACCTAGAAGCCTACAGAGGACAAAAAATAAGTATCTCCTTCATTGCTATTAACGGCAATGGCTCCAGCCTATACCTTGATGACATTGAATTTGATGACTCTGAAAAAACAGATATTGCTCTTGAAGATATTGTAAGCCCGGCTCCAGTAGCTTGTAGTACCTCTGACCTTGAATTTATTGTAAAAAATAAAGGCACCATGCCTATCATGTCCTTTGATGCAGTGTATGTTCTGGATGGCGGCAGTCCTGTAAACTTAAACTGGGTTATGTCTAAAAAGGACACCTTGCAACCTAATGCTATATTACCACTTTCTGACAACTTAACGGGTTTGTCTGAAGGGGAGCATTATCTGGAAATCACGGTTAGTAATCCTAATGGAGAATTAGACAATAACCCACTTAATAACACTCAAACGCTTCATTTTTATATTGATGGAAGCTTTGACTACATTCCCATTAAAGAGGACTTTGAAAACTATGCAGAAAGCTTATGGCTAATCAGTAATTCTGATAAAAACACTAGCACATGGGATTCTGTAAAAATCGAAAATAACACGGTGCTATATTTAAATGCTGCTAATAATGAGTCAGCCGACTCTGAAGATTGGTTTATAAGTCCGGCTCTCATTTTTGAAGGCTTCAATACCGCCAACCTTTCATTTGATCTTGCTGCTTCTTTCAGTGAAAACAATGGTAATTTAATTACCGTGCTAGGAAGCTCAGATTGTGGCAACACCTATGATGAAATATTGCTATCCATAACTTATGATCAACTTACCAATGGAGGCTTCACCGGAACTCCGGGCACTGATAGCTGGAGTACTTTCGATGTCAACCTCGATAGTTACTTAGACCAGAGCGGGGTAAGAATTGCATTTGTAAGCACAAGCGTACAAGGCAGTGATGTTTATCTAGATGATATCAACATTTTTGTAACCAATCAATATGAACAAGGAGCCGAAAAGCCCTATCCTAACCCTTCAAATGGTATATTCTACCAGCCTTTCAATCTTGATTACAAGCAAACAGCGGAAATTATCATCTACAATACCAATGGTAAAATAATGGCTGAAAAGAGTTTTGAGAATACGCTTAATCAGACATACACTATTGACCTATCTACATTCTCCAGCGGAATTTATCTGATTAAAGTAAAAAGTGAATCATTTACCGATATAAACAGAATTATGATTCAGCGATAA
- the surE gene encoding 5'/3'-nucleotidase SurE, giving the protein MNKPLILVSNDDGITSKGIRTLVEVMKELGEVIVVAPDGPQSGMGHAITIGNTLRLEENNIFDDVVAYQCSGTPADCVKLAKHFVLKDRKPDLVVSGINHGSNTSISVLYSGTMSAAIEAAIEGMPSIGFSLCDFSADADFSHVKQYVKNIAKNVLEKGVSKGVALNVNFPPKQNENIKGVKICRQARAKWQEQFDQRYDPNGRRYFWMAGNFVNHDKGEDNDEWAIANNYVSIVPCLFDLTAHHAISTLSDDWDLNI; this is encoded by the coding sequence ATGAACAAACCACTTATTCTGGTGTCTAATGACGATGGCATCACCTCCAAGGGAATACGCACCCTAGTAGAAGTCATGAAAGAATTAGGAGAAGTAATAGTAGTAGCACCAGACGGCCCACAATCAGGAATGGGGCATGCTATAACTATAGGCAATACACTGCGCCTGGAAGAAAATAATATTTTTGATGATGTGGTGGCATATCAGTGCTCCGGTACTCCTGCTGATTGCGTAAAGCTCGCAAAACATTTCGTGTTAAAAGACAGAAAGCCTGACTTGGTAGTGAGTGGAATTAATCATGGTAGCAATACCTCAATAAGTGTTTTATATAGTGGTACCATGTCAGCAGCCATAGAGGCCGCCATAGAAGGCATGCCTTCCATAGGTTTCTCACTATGTGATTTTTCTGCTGATGCAGATTTTAGCCACGTAAAGCAATATGTGAAAAACATAGCTAAAAATGTGCTTGAAAAAGGAGTATCTAAAGGGGTAGCGTTAAATGTTAACTTCCCTCCCAAGCAAAATGAAAATATCAAAGGGGTAAAAATATGCAGACAAGCAAGAGCTAAGTGGCAGGAGCAATTTGATCAAAGGTATGACCCAAATGGAAGAAGGTATTTCTGGATGGCTGGTAACTTTGTTAATCATGATAAAGGAGAAGATAATGACGAATGGGCCATTGCCAATAACTATGTTTCTATAGTGCCTTGCTTGTTTGATCTTACCGCTCACCACGCCATAAGCACTCTAAGTGATGATTGGGATCTTAATATTTAA
- a CDS encoding NifU family protein, with protein sequence METANSLTMDEIKEQIDTALDNIRPYLKTDGGNVKLLDVSDDLVVKLELLGACGSCPMSTMTLKAGVEEAIRKVVPQVKAVEAVNITHPDDPNAKLPDNLA encoded by the coding sequence ATGGAAACCGCTAATTCACTTACAATGGATGAGATAAAAGAGCAGATAGATACTGCTCTTGATAATATTAGGCCCTACTTAAAAACCGATGGAGGTAATGTGAAGTTGCTTGATGTTAGTGATGATTTGGTAGTAAAGCTGGAGCTGCTCGGTGCATGCGGATCATGCCCTATGTCTACTATGACATTAAAAGCCGGAGTAGAAGAAGCTATACGTAAGGTAGTGCCACAGGTGAAAGCAGTGGAAGCTGTAAATATTACTCACCCGGACGATCCTAACGCCAAATTGCCCGATAACCTAGCATAG
- a CDS encoding Mrp/NBP35 family ATP-binding protein yields MKFDKSDIIKALSTVDDPDIKKDLVSLNMIQDLEVFSDAVKFTVVLTTPACPLKELIKKNCVDAIHKLVNPDIKVDIQMSSNVTTTRNSAPLLPNVKNIIAVASGKGGVGKSTVASNLAVALAQEGAKVGIIDADIYGPSVPTMFNCEHEQPSVKQVNGKNIIVPLEQYGVKLISIGFLAPADNAVVWRGPMASSALKQFIGDTDWGELDYLLIDLPPGTSDIHLTLVQTVPVTGAVIVTTPQKVALADARKGLTMFKQPQINVPILGIVENMAYFTPEELPDNKYYIFGEGGGQNLSDKFDVPLIGQIPIVQSIRESGDNGYPAVLKEGKTKEAFTELAESVARQVAIRNATVEETKTVEFKV; encoded by the coding sequence ATGAAATTTGATAAATCAGATATAATCAAAGCACTTTCTACGGTAGATGATCCTGATATTAAAAAGGATCTCGTTTCCTTAAACATGATACAGGATCTTGAAGTGTTTAGTGATGCTGTAAAATTCACAGTAGTACTTACCACACCTGCATGTCCGCTCAAGGAATTAATCAAGAAAAACTGTGTAGATGCAATTCATAAGCTGGTAAATCCTGATATTAAGGTAGACATTCAGATGTCATCTAATGTAACTACTACACGTAATAGTGCGCCATTGCTACCCAATGTTAAAAACATTATAGCGGTAGCTTCAGGTAAAGGAGGAGTTGGAAAATCAACAGTAGCATCTAACCTGGCCGTAGCTTTGGCACAGGAAGGAGCAAAAGTAGGAATTATAGACGCAGACATTTACGGACCGTCTGTACCTACCATGTTTAACTGTGAGCATGAACAACCATCAGTAAAGCAGGTAAATGGTAAAAACATTATTGTTCCTTTAGAGCAATACGGAGTAAAGCTTATTTCTATTGGCTTTTTGGCTCCTGCCGATAATGCTGTAGTATGGAGAGGCCCTATGGCCAGCTCTGCGCTGAAGCAGTTTATAGGAGATACTGATTGGGGTGAGTTAGACTACTTACTGATAGACTTACCTCCAGGAACCAGTGATATACACCTTACTCTGGTACAAACTGTGCCGGTAACAGGAGCTGTGATAGTTACTACCCCGCAAAAGGTAGCCTTAGCAGATGCTAGGAAAGGTCTTACTATGTTTAAGCAGCCACAAATTAACGTACCTATATTAGGTATAGTTGAAAATATGGCCTATTTTACACCTGAAGAGCTCCCTGACAATAAGTATTACATATTTGGAGAAGGCGGAGGACAGAACTTATCAGACAAGTTTGATGTTCCTTTGATCGGTCAGATACCTATTGTACAAAGCATAAGAGAAAGCGGTGATAATGGATATCCTGCTGTGCTTAAAGAAGGTAAAACAAAAGAAGCATTTACTGAGCTTGCTGAGTCTGTAGCCAGACAGGTAGCTATAAGAAATGCAACAGTAGAAGAAACAAAAACGGTAGAATTTAAAGTATAA
- a CDS encoding D-alanine--D-alanine ligase family protein, whose amino-acid sequence MNTKKSVAVIFGGKSVEHKISINSAKNVAEFLDKSAFETIFIYISTEGKWYLTHQVNGEFDESDELLLILDPSRKGFFHIKDGKSILPDIVFPVLHGTDGEDGSIQGMLEAVNLPFVGTGVLGSSVSMNKLYSKRLLDAANIPVSKYISYNYNEEHLISYREITDLLQLPFMAKAANLGSSVGVHKVSSEEKFKQALEDIFKFDKTVIFEEFVEGRELECAVMGNDDPQATFPGEIVVSSDYEFYTYDAKYLDPEAAKLQIPAEVSEEIAKKIQKLSVQSYKALACEDFARVDLFLKENGDIIINEINTIPGFTNSSMFPMMWKERGLEFTPLLTKLIELALAKHEASQRLSNNFNP is encoded by the coding sequence ATGAATACTAAAAAGTCTGTTGCCGTCATATTTGGAGGCAAGTCTGTCGAACATAAAATATCTATCAACTCAGCTAAAAATGTAGCCGAATTTCTTGATAAATCTGCTTTTGAAACCATCTTCATTTATATCTCTACAGAAGGTAAGTGGTATTTAACCCATCAGGTAAATGGAGAATTTGATGAATCTGATGAGCTACTGCTTATTCTTGACCCTTCACGCAAAGGTTTCTTTCATATAAAAGATGGTAAGAGCATATTACCAGACATTGTATTTCCAGTGCTTCATGGAACTGACGGAGAAGATGGTAGTATTCAAGGCATGCTAGAGGCTGTAAACTTACCTTTCGTAGGCACAGGAGTGTTAGGGTCATCAGTATCTATGAACAAGCTGTATTCAAAAAGACTTTTAGATGCCGCCAATATTCCTGTAAGCAAATACATCTCCTATAACTATAACGAAGAGCACCTCATATCTTACCGGGAAATAACAGATCTGCTTCAATTACCTTTTATGGCTAAGGCCGCTAACTTAGGCTCTTCTGTAGGTGTGCATAAAGTGAGTAGTGAAGAAAAATTTAAGCAAGCCCTGGAAGATATATTTAAGTTTGACAAAACGGTGATTTTTGAAGAGTTTGTAGAGGGCCGAGAGTTAGAGTGCGCTGTAATGGGTAATGATGATCCTCAAGCTACTTTTCCGGGAGAAATAGTGGTAAGCAGTGATTATGAATTCTATACTTACGATGCTAAATACCTTGACCCAGAAGCCGCAAAACTGCAGATACCTGCGGAAGTAAGTGAAGAAATTGCTAAAAAAATTCAGAAGCTATCCGTTCAAAGTTATAAAGCACTCGCTTGTGAGGACTTCGCTAGAGTGGATCTTTTCCTTAAGGAAAATGGAGACATAATTATCAATGAGATCAATACCATTCCTGGTTTTACTAATTCAAGCATGTTTCCTATGATGTGGAAAGAACGCGGACTGGAGTTTACCCCACTTCTTACTAAGCTTATTGAGCTGGCATTAGCGAAACATGAAGCATCTCAAAGACTAAGTAATAATTTTAATCCATAA
- a CDS encoding TIGR00730 family Rossman fold protein, with the protein MKSVAVFCASSLGKNKIYEETAIALGNKIASKGMRVVYGGAKVGLMGAVANGALQSGGEVVGVIPGFLRTKEVAHEELTELILTESMHERKTKMHELSDSVITLPGGFGTMEEMFEILTWGQLGMHKKPIGLLNIDGYYNSLVTLLNDMVTKGLLKEVNREMLLVSEDIDDLLEQMEAYKAPEVPKWISKDKT; encoded by the coding sequence ATGAAGAGCGTTGCAGTATTTTGTGCTTCCAGCTTAGGAAAAAATAAAATTTATGAAGAGACAGCTATTGCCCTGGGAAATAAAATAGCATCAAAAGGCATGAGGGTAGTTTACGGTGGGGCCAAAGTAGGACTTATGGGAGCCGTGGCTAATGGAGCCTTACAAAGTGGGGGTGAAGTGGTAGGTGTAATTCCTGGCTTTTTGAGGACTAAAGAAGTAGCTCATGAGGAGCTTACAGAGCTGATCCTGACAGAGAGCATGCATGAGCGAAAAACCAAAATGCATGAACTAAGTGATTCTGTTATTACCCTGCCCGGTGGTTTTGGCACTATGGAAGAGATGTTTGAAATCCTTACCTGGGGACAGTTAGGTATGCATAAAAAGCCAATAGGCTTACTAAATATTGATGGTTATTATAATTCACTAGTTACTTTGCTGAACGATATGGTTACCAAAGGATTACTTAAAGAAGTGAATAGGGAAATGCTTTTAGTAAGTGAAGATATTGATGATTTATTAGAACAGATGGAAGCGTATAAAGCTCCTGAAGTGCCAAAATGGATCAGTAAAGATAAGACCTGA
- the dnaG gene encoding DNA primase, translating into MISEATIQAVKDRVEIEDVISDYVSLKRKGQNLWACCPFHGEKTPSFTVSPSKGIYKCFGCGKAGDAISFVEEHDGLNYLEVIRYLANKYGIEVVEEAQTDAQIQSQNERDSLFIVLNYAKDFYQNTLKKTDEGQSIGLSYFKERGFNEKTIEKFELGYSLDKWDAFSKAAVSKAYSEDILEKAGLLIRKEDKKYDRFRGRVIFPIHSISGKVIAFGARTLKKDAKPKYLNSPETEVYHKSEILYGIHQAKQSIKQLDNCYLVEGYTDVISLHQSDISNVVASSGTSLTDDQIKLVHRFTKNITVLFDGDPAGLKASLRGIDMILQAGMNVRVVVFPEGEDPDSYSRKLGTSEFKKFLEDNTKDVISFKAALLAKEAARDPLKKAESIKEIVGSIAKMPDPIVRSVYVKETSNKMGIEESILFSELNKILIGDRRKQDKKDFKKGDQHDVLHTVIEEKTPTGVDAKESLAVQERESIRILLNYGFNEIEEEYHLYNYLLEQLEEVEFITPIYKEILEEFKKELANGKVVDGQYFIQNGSPEVKKLVVDLISERHDISNNWNDKYEIFVPRENDILENVVFTNVLRLKFRVIQQLVLDNLAKMKEAKDEESEEYHFKIHAELKKSEMEIAKSLGIVVTR; encoded by the coding sequence TTGATTTCAGAAGCTACCATACAAGCAGTAAAAGATAGAGTAGAGATAGAGGATGTTATTTCGGATTATGTGTCGCTTAAGCGTAAGGGGCAGAATCTCTGGGCGTGCTGTCCTTTTCACGGAGAAAAAACGCCTTCTTTTACCGTTTCTCCATCAAAAGGTATTTATAAATGTTTTGGCTGCGGTAAGGCCGGAGATGCTATTTCATTCGTAGAAGAGCACGATGGACTAAATTATCTGGAGGTAATCAGATATCTGGCCAATAAATACGGCATAGAAGTAGTAGAAGAAGCGCAGACCGATGCCCAAATACAGTCTCAAAATGAACGAGACAGCCTTTTTATTGTACTCAATTATGCCAAGGATTTTTACCAGAATACGCTAAAGAAAACAGACGAAGGCCAATCTATTGGTTTAAGCTATTTTAAGGAAAGAGGGTTTAATGAGAAAACCATAGAGAAGTTTGAGCTTGGATATAGTCTTGATAAATGGGATGCCTTTAGCAAAGCGGCCGTATCTAAAGCTTATAGTGAAGATATATTAGAAAAGGCCGGACTCCTTATTAGAAAGGAAGATAAGAAGTATGACCGTTTCAGAGGTCGCGTTATTTTTCCTATCCATAGTATTTCTGGTAAGGTAATAGCTTTTGGAGCCCGAACACTCAAAAAGGACGCAAAACCTAAGTATCTTAATTCACCAGAGACGGAGGTTTATCATAAGAGTGAGATTTTATATGGTATCCATCAGGCTAAGCAGAGCATCAAGCAATTAGATAATTGCTATTTGGTGGAAGGCTATACCGATGTAATCTCTTTACATCAGTCTGACATTTCTAATGTAGTGGCTTCATCAGGAACATCACTCACAGATGATCAGATAAAGCTTGTACATCGATTTACCAAAAATATTACCGTTCTGTTTGATGGTGACCCTGCCGGACTAAAGGCTTCACTGCGTGGTATTGATATGATTTTGCAAGCCGGCATGAATGTGCGGGTGGTGGTGTTCCCGGAGGGAGAAGATCCGGATAGTTACTCTCGTAAGCTGGGCACCTCTGAGTTTAAGAAGTTTCTTGAAGATAACACTAAAGATGTTATATCCTTTAAGGCGGCGCTTTTAGCTAAAGAAGCAGCCAGAGATCCTTTAAAAAAGGCGGAGTCAATAAAGGAAATAGTAGGCAGTATCGCTAAAATGCCTGATCCTATTGTAAGATCTGTTTATGTGAAGGAAACCTCAAACAAAATGGGTATTGAGGAATCTATTCTGTTTTCTGAGCTTAATAAAATATTAATTGGAGATAGGCGTAAACAGGATAAAAAGGATTTCAAAAAAGGAGATCAGCATGACGTACTCCATACTGTAATAGAAGAGAAAACGCCTACTGGAGTAGACGCGAAAGAAAGCCTTGCCGTGCAGGAGAGGGAAAGTATTCGGATATTACTTAATTATGGTTTTAATGAAATAGAGGAAGAATATCACTTATATAACTATTTATTAGAGCAACTTGAAGAGGTGGAGTTTATCACTCCTATTTATAAAGAGATTTTAGAAGAATTTAAGAAGGAGTTGGCTAATGGAAAAGTGGTAGATGGTCAGTACTTTATTCAAAATGGATCTCCGGAAGTGAAGAAGTTAGTAGTAGACCTGATTAGCGAAAGGCACGATATAAGTAACAACTGGAATGATAAGTATGAGATTTTTGTACCTCGGGAGAATGATATCTTAGAGAATGTGGTGTTTACTAATGTGTTGAGGTTGAAGTTTAGAGTTATTCAGCAGCTTGTTTTGGATAATCTGGCAAAAATGAAGGAAGCTAAAGATGAGGAAAGCGAAGAGTATCACTTTAAGATTCATGCTGAACTGAAAAAATCAGAAATGGAGATAGCCAAGTCTCTGGGTATAGTGGTTACAAGATAG
- a CDS encoding PASTA domain-containing protein, giving the protein MKVQQKSLKDFLIHLVIVAILLLGSALVFFYVYLPSYTNHGESITVPNLDGINMDEIDDFLTKRNLRYEVNDSTFSEDYPPLAIVKQYPKPGSKVKENRKIFISINRVSPPTVPVPDLVDRSLLNAEAVLKSNELKRGEIIYQPSQFHNLVLDMQMKGKKVEKEDRIPKGSVIDLIVGNGSGTSMFKAPNIVGSELEDARFVILGSNLKIGLVALEGDTTGMKAIVTKQEPLEGTQVNVGDEIDIWISPAEKTIEEEMTETNP; this is encoded by the coding sequence ATGAAAGTACAACAAAAATCATTAAAGGATTTTTTAATTCATCTTGTAATTGTAGCTATCCTGCTTTTGGGTAGCGCTCTGGTTTTCTTTTATGTGTACCTGCCTAGTTACACTAATCATGGCGAATCTATCACCGTGCCTAACCTGGACGGTATAAATATGGATGAAATAGATGATTTTTTAACAAAAAGAAACTTAAGGTACGAGGTAAATGACTCCACCTTTTCAGAAGATTACCCTCCTCTCGCCATTGTAAAGCAATACCCTAAGCCGGGCAGCAAGGTAAAAGAAAACAGAAAAATATTTATCTCTATAAACAGAGTAAGCCCTCCTACTGTGCCTGTTCCTGATTTGGTAGACAGATCGTTACTCAATGCAGAAGCAGTACTTAAAAGTAATGAGCTAAAAAGAGGCGAAATAATATACCAACCGAGTCAATTTCACAACCTGGTCCTGGATATGCAAATGAAAGGCAAGAAGGTTGAAAAAGAAGACAGAATACCGAAAGGATCAGTAATAGATCTTATTGTAGGTAACGGTTCTGGTACGTCTATGTTTAAAGCACCTAACATAGTAGGCAGCGAACTGGAAGATGCAAGATTCGTAATACTAGGATCTAACCTAAAAATAGGTTTGGTAGCACTAGAAGGAGATACAACTGGTATGAAAGCCATAGTAACTAAACAAGAGCCATTAGAAGGTACTCAAGTAAATGTAGGTGACGAGATAGATATCTGGATATCTCCTGCAGAAAAAACGATTGAAGAAGAAATGACTGAAACTAACCCATAA
- a CDS encoding bifunctional 3,4-dihydroxy-2-butanone-4-phosphate synthase/GTP cyclohydrolase II yields the protein MSQDSIKLNSIEEAIEDVKNGKVIIVVDDEDRENEGDFVCAAECITPEIVNFMATHGRGLICVPLDEDRCKRLDLELMVGKNTATFETPFTVSVDLIGHGCTTGISAHDRFKTIKALIDPETDPEELGKPGHIFPLMAKQGGVLRRAGHTEAAIDFARLAGFRPGGVLVEIMNEDGSMARLPDLVKVAERFDLKLVSIKDLIEYRVKKESLIKKEVDNVNMPTDYGDFKMVAYQQTNTGDNHLALIKGSWEPDEPVLVRVHSSCVTGDIFGSCRCDCGGQLHAAMQLVEKEGKGVVLYMNQEGRGIGLVNKLKAYKLQEEGLDTVEANLKLGFEMDQRDYGVGAQILRDLNIQKIRLISNNPKKRVGLIGYGLEILENVAIEIPPNIHNQVYLQTKRDKMGHQILKNTNK from the coding sequence ATGAGTCAAGATAGTATTAAGCTTAATAGCATAGAAGAGGCCATTGAAGATGTTAAGAATGGCAAAGTAATCATCGTAGTAGATGATGAAGATCGAGAAAATGAAGGAGACTTTGTATGTGCTGCCGAGTGCATTACTCCTGAGATCGTTAATTTCATGGCTACACATGGCAGAGGTTTAATCTGCGTGCCGCTAGATGAGGACAGGTGTAAGCGTCTGGATTTAGAGTTAATGGTAGGTAAGAATACCGCTACTTTTGAAACTCCCTTTACTGTTTCTGTAGATTTGATCGGTCATGGCTGTACCACTGGTATATCTGCTCATGACAGGTTTAAAACCATAAAAGCATTAATAGATCCGGAAACTGATCCTGAAGAGCTGGGTAAGCCAGGTCATATATTCCCATTAATGGCTAAGCAAGGTGGTGTGCTCAGAAGAGCAGGACATACCGAAGCAGCTATAGACTTTGCTCGTCTGGCAGGTTTTAGACCAGGTGGCGTTTTAGTAGAAATTATGAATGAAGATGGCTCTATGGCCAGACTCCCGGATCTTGTGAAGGTAGCCGAGAGGTTCGATCTTAAGTTAGTTTCTATAAAAGATCTTATCGAATATCGCGTTAAAAAGGAAAGCCTGATAAAAAAGGAAGTTGATAATGTAAATATGCCCACAGATTATGGTGATTTTAAGATGGTGGCATATCAACAAACCAATACAGGAGATAATCACCTGGCGCTGATAAAAGGCAGCTGGGAACCTGATGAGCCTGTTTTAGTAAGAGTACATTCTTCTTGCGTTACCGGAGATATATTTGGCTCTTGCCGATGTGATTGTGGAGGGCAGCTGCATGCTGCTATGCAGTTAGTAGAGAAAGAAGGCAAAGGGGTAGTGCTTTATATGAACCAGGAAGGTCGTGGAATAGGCTTGGTAAATAAACTGAAAGCCTATAAATTACAAGAAGAAGGACTTGATACGGTAGAAGCTAACCTCAAGCTGGGTTTTGAAATGGATCAGAGAGATTACGGTGTAGGAGCCCAAATATTGAGAGACTTAAATATTCAGAAAATTCGTTTGATATCAAATAACCCTAAAAAGAGAGTTGGGCTGATTGGTTACGGTTTAGAGATCTTAGAAAACGTAGCAATAGAAATACCACCTAACATTCATAATCAGGTTTATTTACAAACGAAAAGAGATAAAATGGGACACCAAATTTTAAAGAATACTAATAAATAG